The DNA sequence GTGGAAGAGAACCTGGCGCTGTTTGAAAAAATGCGCAGCGGTGGGTTTGCCGAAGGTAAAGCCTGTCTGCGCGCGAAAATCGATATGGCTTCTCCATTTATCGTGATGCGCGATCCGGTTCTGTATCGCATTAAGTTTGCCGACCATCACCAGACCGGAAGCAAGTGGTGCATCTACCCGATGTACGACTTTACCCACTGCATCAGCGATGCGCTGGAAGGGATTACTCACTCTCTCTGTACTCTGGAGTTCCAGGATAACCGTCGTCTGTACGATTGGGTGCTGGATAACATCAGTATCCCTGTACACCCGCGTCAGTACGAGTTTTCGCGCCTCAACCTCGAATACACCGTGATGTCCAAGCGTAAGCTGAATCAGCTGGTGACAGAGAAGCATGTTGAAGGTTGGGACGATCCGCGTATGCCGACCATCTCCGGTCTGCGTCGTCGCGGCTACACCGCGGAATCCATTCGCGAGTTCTGCAAACGCATTGGCGTGACCAAGCAGGACAACACCATTGAAATCGCCTCTCTGGAATCCTGCATCCGTGAGGATTTAAACGAAAACGCTCCGCGCGCCATGGCCGTTATCGACCCGGTTAAGCTGGTCATCGAAAACTATCCTCAGGGCGGCAGTGAAATGGTGACCATGCCGAATCATCCGAACAAACCGGAGATGGGCAGCCGCGAGGTTCCGTTCAGCGGCGAAATCTGGATCGATCGCGCTGACTTCCGCGAGGAAGCGAACAAGCAGTACAAGCGTCTGGTTATGGGTAAAGAAGTTCGCCTGCGCAACGCGTACGTCATCAAAGCAGAACGCGTGGAAAAAGATGCGGAAGGTAACATCACCACTATCTTCTGCACCTACGACGCCGACACTCTGAGCAAAGATCCAGCCGATGGCCGTAAAGTTAAGGGTGTGATTCACTGGGTGAGCGCGGCGCACGCGCTGCCGGTAGAGATTCGCCTGTACGATCGTTTGTTCAGCGTGCCGAACCCGGGCGCGGCGGACGATTTCCTCGCGGTAATAAATCCGGAATCGCTGGTGATTAAACAGGGATTCGCAGAACCTGCTCTGGCGCAGGCTCAGGCGGGGAAAGCTTACCAGTTCGAACGTGAAGGCTATTTCTGCCTCGACAGCCGCTATGCAAGCGCAACCAATCTGGTGTTTAACCGCACCGTCGGTCTGCGCGATACCTGGGCGAAAGTCGGCGCCTAGTTTTCCGCCTTTATTAACAACGCCGCTTATCGCGGCGTTTTTTTATGGCAAATCAGAGGATTAAATTATCATATTTTCGCGATGCGAATTAATCTTGTTTACAGAATGTAAAAAAACAGTTTTTAACCCTGCCACTTTCTCCGCGAAAAATATGTAATCGCTTTCATCTCAGTTGAATTTGTCTGTTTTTGCAAGCACTTCCACGCTAAATGCATCACTTCTACGACTGAAACAAAAAGACATAAATTATGTGCGCTTTGTCATAATCTTCATCTTTGGTCAGCGAAAGAGATTGATAATTCGCGTCACGAAAAATAGTCTATAGCCAGTGGTTATGCGAATTTTTACCGCACCACTTTTTAGCAGTTTTATTTATTTTTTTGCGTGTTGCCCCTGGTAACCGCACTTTAAAACGTCAAAGAGGATATGCATATGCGTACGTTTAGTGGCAAACGTAGTACGCTGGCGCTGGCTATTGCCGGTGTAACAGCCCTGTCAGGATTTGCAATGGTGCCTGATGCAAAAGCAGAAGGATTCATTGATGATTCAACGTTAACTGGCGGCATCTATTACTGGCAACGTGAACGTGACCGTAAAGATGTAACCGACGGCGACAAATATAAAACCAACCTCTCACACTCTACCTGGAACGCCAACCTGGACTTCCAGTCCGGCTATGCCGCCGATATGTTTGGGATTGATATTGCTGCCTTTACCGCTATCGAAATGGGCGAGAGCAGCGAGAGCGGCCACCCGAACG is a window from the Klebsiella oxytoca genome containing:
- the glnS gene encoding glutamine--tRNA ligase, which codes for MSEAEARPTNFIRQIIDEDLATGKHTTVHTRFPPEPNGYLHIGHAKSICLNFGIAQDYKGQCNLRFDDTNPVKEDIEYVESIKNDVQWLGFHWSGDVCYSSDYFDQLHQYAIELINKGLAYVDELSADEIREYRGTLKEPGKNSPYRDRSVEENLALFEKMRSGGFAEGKACLRAKIDMASPFIVMRDPVLYRIKFADHHQTGSKWCIYPMYDFTHCISDALEGITHSLCTLEFQDNRRLYDWVLDNISIPVHPRQYEFSRLNLEYTVMSKRKLNQLVTEKHVEGWDDPRMPTISGLRRRGYTAESIREFCKRIGVTKQDNTIEIASLESCIREDLNENAPRAMAVIDPVKLVIENYPQGGSEMVTMPNHPNKPEMGSREVPFSGEIWIDRADFREEANKQYKRLVMGKEVRLRNAYVIKAERVEKDAEGNITTIFCTYDADTLSKDPADGRKVKGVIHWVSAAHALPVEIRLYDRLFSVPNPGAADDFLAVINPESLVIKQGFAEPALAQAQAGKAYQFEREGYFCLDSRYASATNLVFNRTVGLRDTWAKVGA